GTCGGGATCGGGCTCACCATACGACGAACTCCGGTTCGGAGGCCCACCAGGAGGCCGCGGTGAGCATGTCCAGTTCGTGCCGGTCGAGGGTCAGCGTGGCGGCGGGTGCCGCGTCCTCGAGTTCGCCGATCGCCTGGGGCCCGATGATGGTGGCGGTCACGCCGGGTTGGGCCAGGGTCCAGGCGAGTGCGACCGCCGAGCGGGTGGTGCCGTGTGTGGCCGCGATCGCGGTGATGCGGTCCAGCAACTCCCAGCCCGCCGGGGTGCGATACCGGCTCAGCTGCCGTTCCCGGGCGTCCGATCCGGCCGTGTCGTCCGGTGTCGCGGCGCCGGCGAGGAATCCGCTGGCCAGTGACGAGTACGTCATGATGCCGAGGTCGTGCCGCAGTGTCAGGGCCTGCAGGGTCGTCTCGTACTCGGCCCGATTGAGCAGGTTGTAGCGGGGCTGTTCGGCGGCGACGGACGGCAGTCCGGCGTCGGCCGCGGCCAGCTGCAGCATCGGGGACAAGCGGTCGCCGTTGCCGGCGAAATCGCAGAAGTTCGACGTCCCGAGGAATCGGACCTTGCCCGCGGCGATGAGATCGGCTGCCACACTCAGGAATTCGACGAGGTCGTCGCCGGGTTCGGGCCAGTGCGCCCACAGGATGTCGAGGGTGTCGGTGCGCAACCGGCGCAGGCTGTCCTCGACCGCGCGGGTCACGTGCGCGCGGCCCAGGCCCTCGCCGTCGGGGCCGTCCCACATCCGGGCGCGGACCTTGGTATCGAGCACGAACTCGTCACGGCAGGAACGGGTTTCGAGCCAGCGGCCGATGATCTCCTCGCTCGTCCCGACGTGTGCCCGGTTGTGCCGGAACGATTCGACCGATTGGTCGCCGCCGTACATGTCGGCGGTGTCGACGACGTTGCCGCCGAGTTCCCGGTAACGGTCCAGGACCCGCATCGACTCGACGCTCGACAGGGTCCAGCCGAACTGCATCGTGCCGAGCACGATCGGGCAGACCGCCAGGCCGGTGGCGCCGAACCGGCGCCGGGAGGTCAGCGGGGAGGCACCGTGGTCGCGCTGATCAGACACCGCCGAACTCCTGTCCGCCGTTGACGGCGATGGTCTGTCCCGACACGTATCCGGCCGCCGCGGAGGCGAGGAATGCGACGACGGCGGAGATCTCGTCGGCGGCGCCCCAGCGTCCCAGCGGGATGGTCTTGCAGTCCTCAGCGATGTCCTCGGGTCCGTAGTCCGAGGCCATCCTGGTCGGCACGCTACCCGGTGCGACGGCGTTCACGCAGACACCGGCGGGTCCCAGCTCGACGGCGAGGTTGCGGGCGAAGGCGATCAGCGCACCCTTGGCGGCGGCGTAGGCGTGGCCGAAACCGGGTCCGCGCTGGGCCCACAGCGACGAGGTGAGCACAATGCGCGGGCTGCCGGAAGCCAGCAGCAGCGGGACCGCCGCGCGCACGACGTTGCGGGTGCCACCGACGTGCACCGCGAAGATGT
This DNA window, taken from Nocardia sp. BMG111209, encodes the following:
- a CDS encoding aldo/keto reductase, which gives rise to MSDQRDHGASPLTSRRRFGATGLAVCPIVLGTMQFGWTLSSVESMRVLDRYRELGGNVVDTADMYGGDQSVESFRHNRAHVGTSEEIIGRWLETRSCRDEFVLDTKVRARMWDGPDGEGLGRAHVTRAVEDSLRRLRTDTLDILWAHWPEPGDDLVEFLSVAADLIAAGKVRFLGTSNFCDFAGNGDRLSPMLQLAAADAGLPSVAAEQPRYNLLNRAEYETTLQALTLRHDLGIMTYSSLASGFLAGAATPDDTAGSDARERQLSRYRTPAGWELLDRITAIAATHGTTRSAVALAWTLAQPGVTATIIGPQAIGELEDAAPAATLTLDRHELDMLTAASWWASEPEFVVW
- a CDS encoding SDR family NAD(P)-dependent oxidoreductase, whose amino-acid sequence is MSAPRVVLVTGAGNGLGRAHVLRLVGDGAVVAMLDIEDEALAGTAAAAAAAGGRVWSAVADVRDRVAVEAAVAAAGRALGGIDAVVSNAGNMHARTGILDTDDDEWDNIFAVHVGGTRNVVRAAVPLLLASGSPRIVLTSSLWAQRGPGFGHAYAAAKGALIAFARNLAVELGPAGVCVNAVAPGSVPTRMASDYGPEDIAEDCKTIPLGRWGAADEISAVVAFLASAAAGYVSGQTIAVNGGQEFGGV